In Herpetosiphon gulosus, the DNA window ACCTTGGCCAATGGTTTCAAAGCTTGGGCTGGCTAGTTCGGTTGGGAATGCACCTTGCACGCCTGCCTGCGCACTGGTATCTGCGCCAAAGGCATAATGGCTCACCACCCCAATTACGGTCGTGGCCAGAATGCCAATTAACAAAGCTGCCTTGACTTTACCCGCCATCAAAATCAAAGTCAAAAATAAACCAACCACAGTCAGCAAGATTGAGAAGGTGGTGAAATTGCCCAAAGCCATGGGCGTTCCCGCGCCGCGTTGTACAATCCCAGCATTATTTAACCCAATGAACAGAATGAACAAGCCAATCCCGACACTGATCGCCCGTTTTTGCGAAAGCGGAATCGCATGCATCACCGCTTGGCGAAATCCGGTTAGCACCAATAGCGTGATCAAAACGCCTTCGAGTACGATCACGCCCATGGCTGTTTGCCATGGTAGGCCCATGGTCAGAATTAATTGAAAGGCCACGACCGCGTTTAAGCCTAAGCCTGGAGCCAAGGCAAAAGGATAATTGGTAAATAAGCCCATCGCGATACACATCAAGGCCGAAACCAAACATGTGGCGGTGAGGGTTGCGTTGAATGGCGGCCCAGCTTCTGCCAATGGGCCGCTCGATAAAATCGAGGGATTCACAAAAATGATGTAGGCCATCACGAAAAAGGTGGTTACACCCGCCAGAATTTCAGTCCGAAGGTTGGTTCCACGTTCGGCAAAGCGAAAATAGCCTGCCAAACCAGCGTCAAGCCGCGAATTGCTGCGTGCCACAGGTCAACTCCTTTGAATCAAGCCAACAATGCACGCCCGGCAAATGCTGGCCATGCCCAAGAAAGCTCCATC includes these proteins:
- a CDS encoding NCS2 family permease, translated to MARSNSRLDAGLAGYFRFAERGTNLRTEILAGVTTFFVMAYIIFVNPSILSSGPLAEAGPPFNATLTATCLVSALMCIAMGLFTNYPFALAPGLGLNAVVAFQLILTMGLPWQTAMGVIVLEGVLITLLVLTGFRQAVMHAIPLSQKRAISVGIGLFILFIGLNNAGIVQRGAGTPMALGNFTTFSILLTVVGLFLTLILMAGKVKAALLIGILATTVIGVVSHYAFGADTSAQAGVQGAFPTELASPSFETIGQGLNFDVFKLAGVLSAVLVIFSLMLSDFFDTMGTIIGVGEQAGFVKADGDLPNSNRVLMVDSVAAIAGGVFGTSSVTTYIESAAGVGEGGRTGLTAVVTGILFLLSILIAPFAGVVPSEATAPALIIVGFLMCGGIREIDFGELEEGFPALLTMTIMPFSYSITNGIGAGFISYVVLKLALGRDCTIACVFGSQPKDEHFQNRLVRGYHATSKTQTRTNDRRPT